The Synechococcus sp. M16.1 genome includes the window GGATCTGCAGCAGCACGCCCAGCTGCCGGCTTGGATCGATGAGACGGTGCAGGGGATCTGTGCCACTGGAGGAGGTACTGCAGTGGTGAATTACCGCTGCATAGCGCCACCGGTGCACAACGATCCGCGGCTCACGACCTTGCTCGAACGTTGTGCGGTGGAGTGTCTGGGGCGCGACAAGGTGCTGCCGGTGGAGCAGCCCTCCATGGGTGCGGAAGACTTTGCTGAGCTGCTTCGGGATGTGCCGGGAATGATGGTGCGGCTGGGCGTGGCCGGGCCCGAGGGGTGTGCGCCGCTGCACAACGGAGCGTTCGCACTGGAGGAAGACGCCCTCGGTGTTGGCATTGCGGTTCTCACGGCCACTGTGCTGGCGTGGATCACGGAGAACACCTCGGCATGAACCAACGTCGTGCGGTGATTTGGGTTTCCCTCGGGGCTCCTTTGCTTATCCTGCTCGCGTTGTTGGCTACCAACCAGCGCCAAGGCAAGGACCGGGTGCAGGTGTTGCCCGCGATCTTGGTGGGTTCGGGTCTGATCATCAGCAGCGCTCTCGGTCGGCAGCGCCGCCGCGCCAGGCTGTTGGCCGATCTTCAACGGGCGCGCACCCCTGGCAGCAACCCATGAACGAGACCGATCCGCAACGCCCTGATCTCGAAGAGGTCCGCCAGGCCATTGCCAGTGGGGATCCGGTTCAGGCGATGCCGGCGATCACAAAGCTCCGCCATTGCTCGGATGCTGAGGCTGTGCCGTTGCTGGTGCTGGGCACGGAGCAGAAGCCCTTTCTGGTGCGTTCCTTGAGCTGCAGTGGATTGGGCTACAAGCGCACCGAACAGGGCTGGACTGTGCTGAGTGCGTTGATCACTGCCGATGAAGACCCCAATGTGCGGGCCGAGGCAGCCAATGCTCTGGCCAGCTATGGAGTGGAGCGGGCCTGGCCTTTGTTGCGTTCGGCCTTTGAAGCTGATGCCGCCTGGCTGGTGCGCTGCAGCATTCTGTCCGCCTTGGCGGAACAACCCGACATTGATCTGGGTTGGTTGCTGGAGTTGGCAACTATGGCGATTGCCGATGCCGATGGCACTGTGCGGGTGAGTGGAGCTGAAATTCTCAGTCGGATTGTTCGGGAGGGGGGTACCGATTCCATCGCGGTGCAGGCCAGAGGCTTGTTGCAATCTCTGCAGCAGGACAGCGATCACCGGGTGGTGGCTGCGGTGCTCAATGGTTTGCAGGTCAGCTGAACGAGTCTTAGAGCAACGCTTGCTAGCGTTCAAACATCACTAGGGGTGTCCGGGTTTTCTCATGAACCCAGACTGAGATCACACCCTCCGAACCTGATTCCGGGTCATGCCGGCGCAGGGAAGTGCTTGAGCGTGATCCACGGCCAAACGTCGACCCCTGGGCTATCCGTCGCACCTCAGATCATGCGCGCTTCCTGGGTTGAGTCCCGTAAGGGTCAGGCCAACGTCTCTCAGATGCATTACGCCCGTCAGGGCGTGGTCACCGAAGAAATGGCCCATGTGGCGAAGCGGGAGAACCTGCCCGAATCGCTGGTGATGGAAGAGGTGGCCCGGGGGCGAATGATCATCCCGGCCAACATCAACCACACCAATCTGGAGCCGATGGCGATCGGTATCGCTAGCAAGTGCAAGGTGAACGCCAACATCGGCGCCTCTCCGAATGCGTCTGATGCCGCTGAGGAGGTGAAGAAGCTGAAGCTGGCGGTGAAGTACGGCGCCGATACCGTGATGGATCTCTCCACCGGCGGCGTCAACCTCGATGAGGTGCGCACCGCGATCATCGGTGCATCTCCTGTTCCGATCGGCACCGTGCCTGTTTATCAGGCTCTTGAGAGCGTCCACGGATCGATCGAGAAGCTCGATGAGGACGACTTCCTCCACATCATCGAGAAGCACTGTCAGCAGGGCGTCGACTATCAGACCATCCACGCTGGCCTGTTGATTGAGCACCTTCCCAAGGTGAAAGGCCGCATCACCGGCATCGTCAGCCGCGGCGGCGGCATCCTGGCTCAATGGATGCTGTATCACCACCGTCAGAACCCGCTCTACACGCGGTTTGACGACATCTGCGAGATCTTCAAGCGCTACGACTGCACCTTCTCCCTCGGCGACTCGCTCCGTCCCGGTTGTCAGCACGATGCATCGGATGCTGCTCAACTGGCTGAACTGCACACCCTCGGTGAACTGACCCGTCGCGCTTGGAAGCACGACGTGCAGGTGATGGTGGAGGGTCCCGGCCACGTTCCCCTCGACCAGATCGAGTTCAACGTGAAGAAGCAGATGGAGGAGTGCAGCGAAGCACCGTTCTATGTGCTCGGCCCGTTGGTCACCGACATTGCTCCCGGTTACGACCACATCACCTCTGCGATCGGTGCGGCGATGGCCGGTTGGCATGGCACGGCGATGCTCTGTTACGTGACGCCGAAGGAGCACCTCGGTCTGCCCAACGCTGAGGATGTGCGCGAAGGCCTGATCGCTTACAAGATCGCTGCCCATGCGGCAGACATCGCCCGCCACCGCCCCGGCGCCCGTGACCGTGACGACGAGCTCAGCCGCGCCCGTTACAACTTCGACTGGAACAAGCAGTTTGAGCTGTCCTTGGATCCTGAGCGGGCCAAGGAGTATCACGACGAAACCCTGCCTGCTGACATCTACAAGCAGGCTGAGTTCTGCTCCATGTGTGGACCGAAGCACTGCCCGATGCAGACCAAGATCACTGATGAAGATCTCGAAGGTCTTGAAAAGGTGCTTGAAGCCAACACCGGCGCTGCAGAGCTGACGCCGGTCAAACTCGACAAAGCCGACTGATTGCCTGCTTGCAATCAGATCTTGGCCCGGCGTCCGTAAGGACGTCGGGCTTTTTTGTGTAAGGCCATTAGTCGGGTTGGTGGCATAAAAAAAGACCCCCTGCCGAAGCAGGAGGCCTTGTTGTTGAAATGTTCTGGCGATCAGCCGAGCAGAGCCTTGGCTTTGGCCACCACGTTCTCCACCGTGAAGCCGAATTCCTTGAGGCAGGTGCCGCCGGGGGCGGAAGCGCCGAAGCGGTTCATGGTGACGCTGTCGCCATCCAGGCCGATGAAACGGTGCCAGCCGAAGGATTCAGCGGCTTCCACCACCATGCGCTTGCGCACGGCGTTGGGGAGCACCTCTTCCTTGTAGGCGTCGGTCTGCTCGTCGAACAGTTCGACGCAGGGCATGGAGACCACGCGCACCTTCTTGCCTTCAGCAGTGAGCTGTTTGGCGGCCTGGACGCAGAGGTCCAGTTCGGTGCCGGTGCCGATCAGGATCAGATCGGGAGTTCCAGCGCAGTCTTCCAGCACGTAACCACCCAGGGCCACCTTGTCGATCGAGGAGTTCGCCTGGTTGGCCATGCCCTGGCGGCTGAGGCAAAGGGAGCTGGGGCGCTTGCGGTTCTGGATTGCCACCTTGTAAGCACCGCTGGTTTCATTGCCGTCGCCAGGGCGGAACACCAGCATGTTCGGCATTGCCCGCAGGGAGGGGATGGTTTCGATCGGCTGGTGGGTGGGGCCGTCTTCGCCGACACCGATGGAGTCGTGGGTGAGCACGTAGATCACGCCCAGCTCGCTCAGGGCGGACAGGCGCATCGAACCACGCATGTAGTCGGCGAAAACCAGGAAGGTGCCGCCGTAGGGGATCAAGCCGCTGTTGTGATAAGCGATGCCGTTGAGGATGGCGGCCATGGCGTGCTCACGCACACCGAAGTGCAGGTAGCGCTTCTCAGGGCTGCTGGCTTGATAAGAGCCGGTTTCACCCTTGATGTCCGTGTAGTTGGAGTGGGTGAGGTCGGCGGAGCCGCCGATCAGTTCGGGCAGGTTGGGGCCCAGAGCACCCAGGCAGATCTGGGAGTGCTTGCGGGTAGCCAGGCCACCGTCTTCGGGGGTGTAGGTGGGTAGGTCCTTGTCCCAACCCTCGGGCAGCTCGCCGCGCAGCATCCGCTCGAACTCGGCGGCTTCGCTGGGGTACTTGGTGCGGTAGGTGGCCAGAGTCTGGTTCCACTCGGCCTCGAGGCTGGCGCCGCGGTCGATGGCCTGGCGGAACTGGTCGTAGGCGTCCTGGGGAATTTCGAAGGGGGCGTAGTCCCAACCCAGTTGCTGACGGGTCAGGGCTGCTTCCTCCTCGCCCAGAGCAGCACCGTGCACACCGGCAGTGTCTGCCTTGTTGGGGGAGCCGTAGCCGATGGTGGTGGTCACCTTGATGATCGACGGCTTGTCTTTCACAGCCTTGGCAGCCTCGATAGCCTTGGCGATGGCATCCACATCGGTGTTGCCTTCGGCCACGTGCTGCACGTGCCAGCCGTAGGCCTCGTAGCGCTTCAGCACGTCCTCGGTGAAGGACACATCAGTGCGTCCATCGATGGTGATGCTGTTGTCGTCGTAGAGGGCAATCAGCTTGCCCAGCTTCAGGTGACCGGCCAGGGAGGCAGCTTCGGAGGAAACACCCTCCTGATTGCAGCCGTCGCCCATGATCACGTAGGTGTAGTGATCCACCACGGTGGCGTCGGCCTTGTTGAACTTGGCCGCCAGGTGGGATTCAGCGATGGCCAGGCCCACGGCGTTGGAGATGCCGGCACCCAGGGGACCGGTGGTCACTTCAACACCAGGAGTCTCGAAGGTTTCGGGGTGACCGGGGGTCTTGGAGCCCCACTGGCGGAACTGCTTGATGTCCTCAATGGAGACCGAGTCGTAACCGGTGAGGTGCAGCAGCGCGTACAGCAGCATGCAGCCGTGGCCGGCCGACAGAACGAAGCGGTCGCGGTTGAACCACTTGGGGTTCTTGGGGTTGTGCTTGAGGAACTTGTCCCAGAGGGCGTAACCCATGGGTGCGCAGCCCATCGGCAGGCCGGGGTGGCCGCTGTTGGACTTATTGATGGCGTCGACAGCCAGCATCCGAATGCTGTTGATGCAGAGCGTGTCGAGAGACGCGGGCGCAGCGACCATGGTGTTAAGAGAAAAAGTTGAAGCGATTTTGACGCACGACGTGAGCGCGGAGGCTCAGCTGGCGCGTTTGAAAGCCAGGCAGACGTTGTGGCCGCCGAAGCCGAAGGAGTTGGACAAGACCGTTCCCAGTGTCTGATCCCGCGCCTCATTGGGCACGACATCCAAAGCACAGTCGGGATCCGGCGTGGTGTGGTTGATCGTGGGGGGCACGACGCCGTGTTGCAGCGCCAGCACGCAGGCCACGGCTTCGATGCCGCCGGAACCACCTAGCAGGTGGCCGGTCATCGATTTGGTGGAGCTCACCGGAATCTGCAAGGCCCGTTCGCCCAGGGCGCTTTTGATGGCCGACGTTTCGTTCTTGTCGTTCGCCGGGGTGCTGGTGCCGTGGGCGTTGACGTAGTCGATCTCGGATGGATCAATGCCGCCATCGGCCAGGGCAAGGCGCATCGCTTCGGCACCGCCGACGCCCCCAGGGGTGGGGGAGGTGATGTGGTGGGCGTCGCAGGTCATCCCGTAACCCACCACTTCGCCAAGGATCGTGGCGCCACGGGCCTGGGCATGCTCGAGGGTTTCGAGCACCAGCACGCCGGCACCTTCGCCGATCACAAAGCCATCGCGTTCCTTGTCGAACGGACGGCTGGCCGTGGCCGGGTCGTCATTACGGAACGACAGGGCTTTGGCGCTGGCGAAGCCGGCCACGCCCAGGGGAGTGATCGCCGACTCGGCACCACCGCACACCATGGCGTCAGCTTTGCCCAGCTGCAGCAGCCGGAAGGCGTCGCCAACGGCATTGGAGCCGGCAGCACAGGCGGTGGCCACCGCGGAGCTGGGGCCCTTTGTGCCCAAAGCAATTGCTGCAAGGCCTGTGGCCATGTTGGGGATCATCATCGGCACCGTGAACGGGCTCACCCGTCCAGGACCTTTACCCTCCAACACGTGGGCCTGCGTCTCCATCGTCAGCAGGCCGCCGACGCCGGAACCGATGATCGTGCCGATTCGATCCGCATTTGCGTCGTTGATCTCAAGCCCGGCATGGGCGACAGCCTGTTTGGCTGCCACCACGCCGAACTTGCAGAACCGATCCCAGCGTTTGGCTTCCTTCGGTTCGATGTAGCCGGACGGATCGAAATCCTTCACCTCTGCCGCAAAGCGGCAGGCGTGTGCGGATGCATCGAACAGGGTGATGGCGTCCACTCCGTTGCTGCCGGAGGTGAGGCCGTTCCAGTAGTCCTGAACCGTGTTGCCGATCGGTGTGACCGCGCCGAGGCCGGTGATGACGACGCGATGGAGACCATCCACCATTGCGTTGCTCAGGCCTGCTTGTCTTCGATGTATTTGACGGCGTCACCAACGGTGGTGATGCCTTCAGCTGCTTCGTCGGGAATCTCGATATCAAAGGCCTCTTCCAGGGCCATCACGAGTTCCACGGTGTCCAGAGAATCAGCACCCAGATCGTTCTGGAAGTTGGATTCGGGCTTCACTTCGCCGGAGTCAACACTCAGTTGCTCCGCAACGATTGAGCGCACCTTTTCGAGAATCGCTTCCTGGGACATAGCCGTGGCAACGGGACGCTGCATCTTACGGGCACGCCTTCAGTGCCTTCTCACCAATGCCTGCGCCGTTAACAACGGTGACGGCCTGGCCATGGACCGGCGAAGGACGGGTACGTTTGCCGCAAGCCTTCGTATGCATCGGGCACATGTCCCACGCCGTCAAGATCTACGACACCTGCATCGGCTGCACCCAGTGTGTGCGTGCCTGCCCTCTCGACGTGCTTGAGATGGTGCCCTGGGACGGCTGCAAGGCCGGCCAGATTGCCTCCTCCCCTCGCACCGAAGACTGTGTTGGTTGCAAGCGCTGCGAGACCGCCTGCCCCACCGACTTCCTCAGCATCCGCGTTTACCTGGGAGACGAGACCACGCGCTCCATGGGTCTGGCCTACTGATTTGCCCCGTTTCACCTCATAAGCTCGGCCCGGCTTCAGCCGGGCTTTTTTTGTATGTGCGGAATCGTTGCCCTGGTCGGCTCCCGAGAAGCGGCACCCCAGCTCCTGGAGGGCCTTCGCCAGCTGGAGTACCGCGGCTACGACTCCGCTGGGATTGCCACGGTGGCTGCCCAGGGACAGCTGACTTGCCTGCGGGCCAAGGGCAAACTGCGCAACCTCACCGCTTGTGTGGACAAGGAAGGTGCTCCCGGGCAATGCGGCATTGGCCACACCCGCTGGGCCACCCACGGCAAACCGGAAGAGCGCAATGCCCATCCGCACCGCAGCAGCGATGGAGCGGTGGCGGTGGTTCAGAACGGAATTATTGAGAACCACCGGGCGCTGCGGGAGCAGTTGGAAGCTTCCGGGGTGGTGTTCCAGTCGGAGACTGACACCGAGGTGATTCCCCACCTGTTGGCTGCGGAGCTGAAGCAGCTGCAAGCTGCGGGTGGAATCCCTGGCGGTGGGCTGTTGCTGGAGGCTCTGCAGCGGGTTCTGCCCAAGCTGCAG containing:
- the thiC gene encoding phosphomethylpyrimidine synthase ThiC, with translation MRASWVESRKGQANVSQMHYARQGVVTEEMAHVAKRENLPESLVMEEVARGRMIIPANINHTNLEPMAIGIASKCKVNANIGASPNASDAAEEVKKLKLAVKYGADTVMDLSTGGVNLDEVRTAIIGASPVPIGTVPVYQALESVHGSIEKLDEDDFLHIIEKHCQQGVDYQTIHAGLLIEHLPKVKGRITGIVSRGGGILAQWMLYHHRQNPLYTRFDDICEIFKRYDCTFSLGDSLRPGCQHDASDAAQLAELHTLGELTRRAWKHDVQVMVEGPGHVPLDQIEFNVKKQMEECSEAPFYVLGPLVTDIAPGYDHITSAIGAAMAGWHGTAMLCYVTPKEHLGLPNAEDVREGLIAYKIAAHAADIARHRPGARDRDDELSRARYNFDWNKQFELSLDPERAKEYHDETLPADIYKQAEFCSMCGPKHCPMQTKITDEDLEGLEKVLEANTGAAELTPVKLDKAD
- a CDS encoding DUF3188 domain-containing protein — protein: MNQRRAVIWVSLGAPLLILLALLATNQRQGKDRVQVLPAILVGSGLIISSALGRQRRRARLLADLQRARTPGSNP
- the acpP gene encoding acyl carrier protein produces the protein MSQEAILEKVRSIVAEQLSVDSGEVKPESNFQNDLGADSLDTVELVMALEEAFDIEIPDEAAEGITTVGDAVKYIEDKQA
- the fabF gene encoding beta-ketoacyl-ACP synthase II encodes the protein MVDGLHRVVITGLGAVTPIGNTVQDYWNGLTSGSNGVDAITLFDASAHACRFAAEVKDFDPSGYIEPKEAKRWDRFCKFGVVAAKQAVAHAGLEINDANADRIGTIIGSGVGGLLTMETQAHVLEGKGPGRVSPFTVPMMIPNMATGLAAIALGTKGPSSAVATACAAGSNAVGDAFRLLQLGKADAMVCGGAESAITPLGVAGFASAKALSFRNDDPATASRPFDKERDGFVIGEGAGVLVLETLEHAQARGATILGEVVGYGMTCDAHHITSPTPGGVGGAEAMRLALADGGIDPSEIDYVNAHGTSTPANDKNETSAIKSALGERALQIPVSSTKSMTGHLLGGSGGIEAVACVLALQHGVVPPTINHTTPDPDCALDVVPNEARDQTLGTVLSNSFGFGGHNVCLAFKRAS
- the tkt gene encoding transketolase, with translation MVAAPASLDTLCINSIRMLAVDAINKSNSGHPGLPMGCAPMGYALWDKFLKHNPKNPKWFNRDRFVLSAGHGCMLLYALLHLTGYDSVSIEDIKQFRQWGSKTPGHPETFETPGVEVTTGPLGAGISNAVGLAIAESHLAAKFNKADATVVDHYTYVIMGDGCNQEGVSSEAASLAGHLKLGKLIALYDDNSITIDGRTDVSFTEDVLKRYEAYGWHVQHVAEGNTDVDAIAKAIEAAKAVKDKPSIIKVTTTIGYGSPNKADTAGVHGAALGEEEAALTRQQLGWDYAPFEIPQDAYDQFRQAIDRGASLEAEWNQTLATYRTKYPSEAAEFERMLRGELPEGWDKDLPTYTPEDGGLATRKHSQICLGALGPNLPELIGGSADLTHSNYTDIKGETGSYQASSPEKRYLHFGVREHAMAAILNGIAYHNSGLIPYGGTFLVFADYMRGSMRLSALSELGVIYVLTHDSIGVGEDGPTHQPIETIPSLRAMPNMLVFRPGDGNETSGAYKVAIQNRKRPSSLCLSRQGMANQANSSIDKVALGGYVLEDCAGTPDLILIGTGTELDLCVQAAKQLTAEGKKVRVVSMPCVELFDEQTDAYKEEVLPNAVRKRMVVEAAESFGWHRFIGLDGDSVTMNRFGASAPGGTCLKEFGFTVENVVAKAKALLG
- a CDS encoding HEAT repeat domain-containing protein, whose translation is MNETDPQRPDLEEVRQAIASGDPVQAMPAITKLRHCSDAEAVPLLVLGTEQKPFLVRSLSCSGLGYKRTEQGWTVLSALITADEDPNVRAEAANALASYGVERAWPLLRSAFEADAAWLVRCSILSALAEQPDIDLGWLLELATMAIADADGTVRVSGAEILSRIVREGGTDSIAVQARGLLQSLQQDSDHRVVAAVLNGLQVS
- the psaC gene encoding photosystem I iron-sulfur center protein PsaC, coding for MSHAVKIYDTCIGCTQCVRACPLDVLEMVPWDGCKAGQIASSPRTEDCVGCKRCETACPTDFLSIRVYLGDETTRSMGLAY